CGGCGGCATATGTTTTGAACTGAATGCACTTTATCAATGGCTCCTTCAACAGCTCGGCTACAAAAGTTTCCTGATCTCGGCGACTGTTGCAAAAGGCGATGGAGAATGGAACAAGCTCGATACCCATATGTCAGTCATTGCAGAAATAGATGGCCAGCTATATTTAACGGATGTCGGCTTCGGCGATGCTTCGCTCCATCCAATACCTGTCGAAGGGCAGGCAGTACAAGCCCCCAATAACGTTTATCGGATCAGGCAGACAGAATCCCTCTATTATTTAGAAGAATATAGAGAAGACGTCTGGATCATTAAGCATCGATTCACATTGGAGCCGAGGAATTTGGCATATTTCCATTCAAGAAATCAATTCATCCAGTTCGATGAGGCATCTCCATTCAATAAATCCCGGCTGATCACAAAGGCAACTCCTAACGGGAGGATCACATTGACTGACCACCAGATGACCATAACCGAAAATGGGGAAAAATTGATTTCACCAAGCACTCCGGATAACTTTGAGAATCTGTTGAGCAAACACTTCTAATATCCGCTGCGCTTAAAATCTATCAAATTTGTAACATTTTTCATTTTCATTGCGTCTAATCTATAGAGCCTAATAGGTTCAAATCAATAAATAAAGGATTGACTTGATGAATACTCCCAATCGAGAAACACGATTCAGCAAGAAAAAAAGAAGCAAGCTCCGCATTGTCCTTTATACGCTTTTGACGGTATTTATCCTGTTTATGGGCACCGCTGCGTATGCCTATTGGAACTATAAAACCGCACTAAAATCAGCCAGCACCGGAACAAACACAGTCAGTGAACCGGTAGAATTTAATGGTGTTGAAAATAACTTTGGGAAAATCAATGTGCTATTACTGGGGATAGACTCGCGTGGAGAAAAAAATTCCCGTACAGATACCATCATGGTGGCGCAGTATGACCAAGATACAAAGAAATCGAAGCTTGTTTCAATCATGAGGGATTCCTATGTAGACATTCCTGGGTATGATGAAAAAAACAGGGTGAACGCCGCGTATTCCTATGGCGGACCGGAGCTTTTGAGGAAAACATTAAAAGAGAATTTCGATATCGATGTTCAATACTATGCTTTGATTGATTTTAAAGGATTTGCAAAAGTCATTGATGAAGTCTTTCCTGAAGGGGTTCAAATCGATGTGGAGAAGAAAATGTCACACGGACTAGGTTTGACGCTTCAGCCAGGCAAGCAAATGCTTCACGGAAAAGAACTGTTGGGATACGTCCGCTTCCGCTATGATGCCATCAGTGATTTCGGCCGGATTCAGCGACAGCAAAAAGTCTTACAGATTCTTTCCGACAAAATAACAAGTGCAGCAGGCATCATGAAAATCCCGAGTATGATCGGGACTGTCCAGCCGTACATCGAAACCAACCTGCCAAAATCCTTGCTGTTTTCAGTGGCTACCTCCTTTTTAGGCGACAAGGAACGGAATTTTGAAACATTAAGGATTCCAGAGAATAATGGTTTTACCAATGAAAAAATATCGATTAACGGAGAGTTGAGCGACGTTTTAGTCCTTTCACCGGAAAATCTTCAAAAAAACACGGTGGCACTCGATCGATTCCTGAACAATTAAAGTCCAGCCAAAATTGGCCGGACTTTTTTCATTTAGGCTGTTTTCGTAAACATTGTTGTTAAAATCTGAATGCCGATTTTAACGTCAAAATACTTTTTTTACGCGTTGAAATGGAGTATCCAGGCTCTTTTCTAGCTGAATTCCCTGCATAGATTACACAAGTTATCCTGTATTAATGCAACAAACTTTGAGAAAAGAGCCTTTATTTATAAAATGATTTCCGTTTCTTTTTCTTCAGCAGATCGCCGGTCCATCCCTTCTGCTGCAGGAATAGGTAGATAAGGACGGTCAATGCAAAGATCAAGACCAGTGAAGCAGCGTATCCATACTTCCAATCCAGTTCCGGCATATGCTTGAAGTTCATTCCCCAAATGGCGCCAAGAGCTGTCATTGGTGTAAATATAGTGGTGAAAATGGTCAGGGCTTTGGTGATTTCGTTGCCTCGATAGGAACTGACGACTTCCTCCGAATGATAGAGGTTTTCGATTTCTTCTTCATACCCTGCAATTAGCGTGCTCCCTCTTTTGACTCTTCTCGCGGTCCGTTCGTGGCCGACCCTATCGCCCGACTCAATTAAAAAAGCTTCTTCCACAGCAAATTGATTCTCTTTCACCGAATGAATCAATCCCTTTAACACAAGGAGTTCATGCCGATGCTTATGGATCTGTTCTAAAATATGCGTCCCATTATCGTTGTAAAACTTCCAGATGAGCTCTCTCAGCTTTGTTTCAAATTCATCAATTCCGTATAGAAACTCATTCATCAACTCTCCCTGCAAAATAAAGAAAGCATCGATGGCATCTTCAGCTGATTTTACCAATCGGAGAATTTGATCCATGCTGGTCTTTTGGATGAGCGCTGGATTGAGATTGACGGTTACAAGCGTATTGCGGGTAAGATAAAAATGCAGGATGGTGAAATCATCTTTTTCATGCAGGTCTTGGCGGTACACAAAAGAGCCGAAAAGACATTCCTGCCCACTGACTTCTGTCACCATTCGGAGGTCATTCCTATCAGCAATGCCTATTCCATCAAACCATTCCCGGCATCTGCGCCAATGCATAGGATCAATATAATCCCGGCATTTTTCTTTTTCATCCACATCCAAGCGGATCCACGTCCACTCATTCCCTCGAAAAGTGTTCATCTCTAACCATCCTTTTCCCATTTCGCTGCTGTCCATTATTATTCTTTTTTAATACCCTAAAGATTCCCTGCGTAGACAGTTTCCAAAATAAAAAAGAACCCGTTGAAGGGTCCTTTACTTTACAATTCTTTCGGCTTTCTTGGACTGCTGACATCCAAGACATCCAGAAAGAATACAAAAATCGGGATTCCGACGATCAATCCCCATATTCCAAAAATGTGTTCAGAGAAAATCAGCACAATGAACGTATAGAATACAGGTAGATTCGTCTTGGATGACATCAAATTAGGGTTGAGGATATAAGTTTCAACCGCATGGACAATCATGATGGCAATCACAATGTAAGCGACTTTTACGATGCCCCCTATGCTGAAGGCAATGATGCACAATGGAATCAAGGAAATGATGACCCCTGCAACAGGGATGATCCCCAGAACCAGTATCATGATTGACAGCCCCACCAGCTGTGGGAAGCCCAATATCCATAAAGCAATGGTCGTCAGGATGCAGTTGACTAAA
This region of Falsibacillus pallidus genomic DNA includes:
- a CDS encoding arylamine N-acetyltransferase family protein; the protein is MDVTAYLKKIGMTAIPAPTLENLKYIQESHMLHIPFENLNILNSHPIVLEIEKLYQKIITASRGGICFELNALYQWLLQQLGYKSFLISATVAKGDGEWNKLDTHMSVIAEIDGQLYLTDVGFGDASLHPIPVEGQAVQAPNNVYRIRQTESLYYLEEYREDVWIIKHRFTLEPRNLAYFHSRNQFIQFDEASPFNKSRLITKATPNGRITLTDHQMTITENGEKLISPSTPDNFENLLSKHF
- a CDS encoding magnesium transporter CorA family protein gives rise to the protein MNTFRGNEWTWIRLDVDEKEKCRDYIDPMHWRRCREWFDGIGIADRNDLRMVTEVSGQECLFGSFVYRQDLHEKDDFTILHFYLTRNTLVTVNLNPALIQKTSMDQILRLVKSAEDAIDAFFILQGELMNEFLYGIDEFETKLRELIWKFYNDNGTHILEQIHKHRHELLVLKGLIHSVKENQFAVEEAFLIESGDRVGHERTARRVKRGSTLIAGYEEEIENLYHSEEVVSSYRGNEITKALTIFTTIFTPMTALGAIWGMNFKHMPELDWKYGYAASLVLIFALTVLIYLFLQQKGWTGDLLKKKKRKSFYK
- a CDS encoding LCP family protein; translation: MNTPNRETRFSKKKRSKLRIVLYTLLTVFILFMGTAAYAYWNYKTALKSASTGTNTVSEPVEFNGVENNFGKINVLLLGIDSRGEKNSRTDTIMVAQYDQDTKKSKLVSIMRDSYVDIPGYDEKNRVNAAYSYGGPELLRKTLKENFDIDVQYYALIDFKGFAKVIDEVFPEGVQIDVEKKMSHGLGLTLQPGKQMLHGKELLGYVRFRYDAISDFGRIQRQQKVLQILSDKITSAAGIMKIPSMIGTVQPYIETNLPKSLLFSVATSFLGDKERNFETLRIPENNGFTNEKISINGELSDVLVLSPENLQKNTVALDRFLNN